Proteins encoded by one window of Luteimonas yindakuii:
- a CDS encoding putative 2OG-Fe(II) oxygenase, whose protein sequence is MRALTRAQAQRFLEAQRLLQQGDVAGASRIARTLAAEVPDAADAQQLLAMCLAGQGDAAGAQAAFARALALAPHSEVVALNYCAWLRRGGRAREALHVIDSAPATAQTRLQAGSIRLQLGEAEAARTAFSQALDLQPELVQAWHGLASALQAQGELKAADDALQRAIALAPGYAPAWVNRGAVLRMLGRLDAATDCLHQAQALGQDTPEVRNALLGLLQDRGQPAQALAAARELVATAPDFVPAHESLGHLLWEHGDVLAPGEDPFAGFRSAAAARRGHLPLQFAYARALLEAGHAQAALDWLQPLRAGVDEPALDWLLADALDRLGRLAEAGALYARVARRLGDHHAGFLNARARHAFRSGDLALARDCAERAVRRDPRNQEAWSLLGTAWRLAGDPREEWLFGYEHLVGVVDIDTPPGYDSLAAFLQALDARLARLHLASREPRAQSVRGGTQTPGRLFGRDDPLIGAAEQVLRDAVERWLAGLPHDADHPFLSRLRRSVRFVGSWSVRLRDAGHHANHIHDEGWLSSAFYVALPPTVREASSDGHAGWLQLGQPMDSLGLDLPPRRLIQPQAGRLALFPSYVWHGTLPFADPQPRVTIAFDMQPTG, encoded by the coding sequence ATGCGGGCCCTGACCCGCGCGCAGGCGCAGCGCTTCCTCGAGGCACAACGGCTGTTGCAACAGGGCGATGTCGCAGGTGCCAGCCGGATCGCACGCACGCTCGCGGCCGAGGTACCGGACGCCGCCGACGCACAGCAGCTGTTGGCGATGTGTCTCGCCGGCCAGGGCGATGCCGCCGGTGCGCAGGCGGCGTTCGCACGCGCACTGGCGCTGGCACCTCACAGCGAAGTGGTCGCGCTCAATTACTGTGCATGGCTGCGCCGCGGCGGCCGCGCGCGCGAGGCGCTGCACGTTATCGATTCCGCACCGGCGACCGCGCAGACGCGGCTGCAGGCGGGATCGATCCGTCTACAGCTTGGCGAGGCGGAGGCCGCCCGCACGGCGTTCTCGCAGGCGCTCGACCTGCAGCCGGAGCTGGTGCAGGCCTGGCACGGGCTGGCCAGCGCACTGCAGGCCCAGGGCGAGCTCAAAGCAGCCGACGATGCATTGCAGCGCGCGATCGCACTGGCGCCGGGCTATGCGCCGGCGTGGGTCAATCGTGGCGCGGTGCTGCGCATGCTCGGCCGCCTCGACGCCGCGACGGACTGCCTGCACCAGGCGCAGGCACTCGGGCAGGACACACCGGAGGTGCGCAATGCACTGCTCGGGCTGCTGCAGGACCGCGGCCAGCCGGCGCAGGCGCTGGCGGCTGCACGCGAGCTGGTGGCCACGGCGCCGGACTTCGTGCCCGCGCACGAATCGCTCGGCCACCTGCTGTGGGAACACGGCGATGTGCTGGCGCCCGGCGAGGATCCCTTCGCAGGCTTCCGCAGTGCCGCGGCTGCACGGCGCGGCCATCTGCCGCTGCAGTTCGCCTACGCACGCGCATTGCTGGAAGCCGGCCACGCACAGGCCGCCCTGGACTGGCTGCAGCCGCTGCGAGCCGGCGTCGACGAGCCCGCGCTCGACTGGCTGCTGGCCGACGCTCTCGACCGACTCGGCCGGCTGGCCGAGGCCGGGGCGCTGTATGCCCGGGTCGCCCGTCGCCTCGGCGACCACCATGCCGGGTTCCTCAATGCGCGTGCCCGCCACGCCTTTCGCAGTGGCGATCTGGCGCTCGCACGCGATTGCGCCGAGCGCGCGGTGCGCCGCGATCCCCGCAACCAGGAAGCCTGGAGCCTGCTCGGCACCGCGTGGCGGCTGGCGGGTGATCCGCGCGAGGAATGGCTGTTCGGTTACGAGCATCTGGTTGGCGTGGTCGACATCGACACCCCGCCCGGGTACGACAGCCTCGCCGCGTTCCTGCAGGCGCTTGATGCGCGGCTGGCGCGCCTGCACCTCGCCTCGCGCGAGCCGCGGGCGCAGAGCGTGCGCGGTGGCACGCAGACGCCGGGTCGGCTGTTCGGCCGCGACGACCCGCTGATCGGTGCCGCGGAACAGGTGTTGCGCGATGCCGTCGAACGCTGGCTTGCAGGCCTGCCGCACGACGCGGACCACCCGTTCCTGTCGCGGCTGCGCCGCAGCGTGCGCTTCGTCGGCTCATGGTCGGTGCGGCTGCGCGACGCCGGACACCATGCGAACCATATCCACGACGAGGGTTGGCTCAGTTCCGCGTTCTACGTGGCGTTGCCGCCGACGGTGCGCGAGGCCTCCAGTGACGGCCATGCCGGCTGGCTGCAGCTCGGACAACCGATGGACAGCCTCGGCCTCGACCTGCCGCCGCGCCGACTGATCCAGCCGCAAGCCGGCCGGCTGGCGCTGTTTCCGTCCTATGTCTGGCACGGCACCCTGCCGTTCGCCGACCCGCAGCCTCGGGTCACCATCGCCTTCGACATGCAGCCGACAGGCTGA
- a CDS encoding tetratricopeptide repeat-containing sulfotransferase family protein gives MEHTRTRVEQGYELLRQGRIDDAARLAAELQLALPDDVHALVFVGEVAVARGAFEDAVEPMLRAIAASGGDDALRIKLAGLYLHLRHRHDARALATEVVTSAQARGDGRSLWQAASIITNCNRPGDAIAPYRQALVLLGAQPGLLYDLAVAQFFTGDFDEAETHLDRMLALAPQAGHALYLRSTLRRQTVERNHVDALRGRIAAGLGRPEWTAAAWYALAKELEDLGEHADAFDALDTGARLQRQTLQYDIQAECDAQAAIRAAYSAETTQAPPADPDQPGPIFIVGMPRTGTTLVERILVQGGQVKSAGEPLDLGQLIATHTRAVQVRHPELSAAEASLRIDFGALGREYTRGVAEAADAPRFIDKLPVNYMYCGLIRRALPNARIIHLERDPLDSCYAVYKTLFFNAYHCSYDLDELARYYLAYRQTMAHWHAVMPGAILDVRYEDVVADPDGQARRVLEWCGLPWDPDAAYGTAPAAATFTTASAAQVREPVHARSVGSSRRHLHRLAPLVERLASGGIRVD, from the coding sequence ATGGAACACACGCGCACACGCGTGGAGCAGGGCTACGAGCTGCTGCGCCAGGGGCGCATCGACGACGCTGCGCGGTTGGCCGCCGAACTGCAGCTTGCTTTGCCCGACGACGTGCACGCGCTGGTCTTCGTCGGCGAAGTCGCCGTCGCCCGCGGCGCGTTCGAAGATGCGGTCGAGCCGATGCTGCGGGCGATTGCCGCCAGCGGTGGCGACGATGCGCTGCGTATCAAGCTGGCCGGCCTCTACCTGCATCTGCGCCACCGTCACGATGCGCGCGCGCTGGCGACCGAAGTTGTCACCTCCGCACAGGCGCGCGGCGATGGCCGCAGCCTGTGGCAGGCCGCCAGCATCATCACCAACTGCAACCGTCCCGGTGACGCGATCGCCCCGTACCGGCAGGCGCTGGTACTGCTGGGCGCGCAACCCGGCCTGCTGTACGACCTCGCGGTCGCGCAGTTCTTCACCGGCGACTTCGACGAGGCCGAAACCCATCTCGACCGGATGCTGGCACTGGCGCCGCAGGCCGGGCACGCGCTGTACCTGCGCAGCACGCTGCGGCGGCAGACTGTGGAGCGCAACCACGTCGACGCATTGCGTGGCCGCATCGCGGCCGGGCTTGGCCGGCCGGAGTGGACGGCCGCGGCGTGGTATGCGCTGGCCAAGGAACTCGAAGACCTCGGCGAGCATGCCGACGCTTTCGACGCGCTGGACACCGGCGCACGCCTGCAACGGCAGACGCTGCAGTACGACATCCAGGCCGAGTGCGATGCGCAGGCCGCCATCCGTGCCGCCTACAGCGCGGAAACGACGCAGGCTCCGCCAGCGGATCCGGACCAACCGGGACCGATCTTCATCGTCGGCATGCCGCGCACCGGCACCACCCTGGTCGAGCGCATCCTGGTGCAGGGCGGACAGGTGAAGTCGGCTGGCGAGCCACTGGATCTGGGCCAGCTGATCGCGACGCACACGCGCGCAGTACAGGTGAGGCATCCGGAGCTGTCCGCGGCCGAGGCATCGCTGCGGATCGACTTCGGGGCGCTTGGCCGCGAGTACACGCGTGGCGTGGCGGAAGCGGCCGACGCGCCGCGCTTCATCGACAAGCTGCCGGTCAACTACATGTACTGCGGGTTGATCCGCAGGGCACTGCCGAATGCGCGGATCATCCATCTCGAGCGCGACCCGCTCGACAGCTGCTACGCGGTCTACAAGACGCTGTTCTTCAACGCCTACCACTGTTCCTACGATCTCGACGAGCTCGCGCGCTACTACCTTGCGTACCGGCAGACGATGGCGCACTGGCATGCGGTGATGCCCGGCGCGATCCTCGACGTGCGCTACGAGGACGTGGTGGCCGATCCCGACGGGCAGGCCCGGCGCGTGCTCGAGTGGTGCGGCCTGCCGTGGGATCCGGACGCCGCGTATGGCACGGCACCGGCCGCAGCCACGTTCACCACCGCGAGCGCGGCGCAGGTGCGCGAGCCGGTGCATGCACGTTCGGTGGGCAGCTCGCGGCGGCACCTGCATCGCCTCGCGCCGCTGGTCGAGCGCCTGGCCAGCGGCGGGATCCGCGTGGACTGA